A part of Candidatus Deferrimicrobium borealis genomic DNA contains:
- a CDS encoding U32 family peptidase has product MPREADLPHVIRLVDAAATAGADALEIHNMGVLRIVREKGGPVPAHMGAYANVYTHLAAGVMHDAGAVRVRPNAEVSLEEMAILAREAGVEVEVLVHGKIPLGVTDRCSLLTEPEESDPKCPSACGEVHWLTSREWVLKTVGKGVLSGRDMCLLEHLPRLVAGGFRVFRVEGLHETAAYRSEIGGVYREALVRAFAGGEYALEDRWVDAARRHAPRGLCNGYAFGTAGRKYVGTVLQDANPEV; this is encoded by the coding sequence GTGCCGCGCGAGGCGGACCTCCCCCACGTCATCCGGCTCGTAGACGCCGCCGCGACCGCCGGCGCGGATGCTCTCGAGATCCACAACATGGGGGTCCTCCGGATCGTACGCGAAAAAGGGGGGCCGGTTCCGGCCCACATGGGCGCCTACGCGAACGTCTACACCCACCTTGCGGCCGGGGTCATGCATGACGCGGGGGCGGTCCGGGTGCGACCCAACGCCGAGGTGTCCCTCGAAGAGATGGCGATCCTCGCCCGCGAGGCGGGGGTCGAGGTCGAGGTGCTCGTCCACGGGAAGATCCCCCTCGGGGTCACCGATCGCTGCTCCCTGCTCACGGAGCCCGAGGAGTCCGACCCGAAGTGCCCGTCCGCCTGCGGGGAGGTCCACTGGCTCACCTCCCGCGAGTGGGTCCTGAAGACGGTGGGGAAGGGGGTCCTCTCGGGCCGGGACATGTGCCTGCTGGAGCATCTTCCGCGGCTGGTCGCGGGCGGTTTCCGCGTCTTCCGGGTCGAGGGGCTCCACGAGACCGCGGCGTACCGGTCGGAGATCGGCGGCGTCTACCGGGAGGCGCTGGTCCGGGCCTTCGCCGGGGGGGAGTATGCGCTCGAGGACCGGTGGGTCGACGCCGCGAGGCGCCACGCCCCCCGGGGCCTGTGCAACGGGTACGCCTTCGGGACGGCCGGGCGGAAGTACGTCGGGACGGTTTTACAGGACGCCAACCCTGAGGTATAA
- a CDS encoding roadblock/LC7 domain-containing protein yields the protein MSHGSFILRETEYEALLSVLRKLLVDASAKVVFLVDKDGTLLASAGDAVGFDTTSLASLAAGNIAATGGLANLIGEKEFSILFHEGERDNMHLSVVAERLILVVVFDRRSSVGLVRLRVRQASARFNDVMAVALASSDAEDGGIEELTEADIESLFK from the coding sequence ATGAGCCACGGGAGCTTTATCCTCCGGGAGACGGAGTACGAGGCGCTTCTTTCGGTCCTTCGGAAATTGCTCGTGGACGCCTCCGCGAAGGTCGTCTTCCTGGTCGACAAGGACGGGACCCTCCTCGCTTCCGCCGGAGATGCCGTAGGGTTCGACACCACGTCCCTGGCCTCCCTCGCCGCGGGGAATATCGCCGCCACCGGGGGGCTCGCCAACCTCATCGGCGAGAAGGAGTTCTCGATCCTCTTCCACGAGGGGGAGCGGGACAACATGCACCTCTCCGTCGTGGCGGAGCGCCTCATCCTCGTGGTCGTCTTCGACCGGCGCTCCTCGGTCGGCCTCGTCCGCCTCCGCGTCCGCCAGGCCTCGGCGCGTTTCAACGATGTCATGGCGGTGGCGCTTGCCTCCAGCGACGCAGAGGACGGGGGAATCGAGGAGTTGACCGAGGCCGACATCGAGAGCCTGTTCAAATAA
- a CDS encoding 2-oxoacid:acceptor oxidoreductase family protein gives MTKSGKAVKLPVKNDLGFFEIRMESIGGLGANVAGKILTEAAIIGMGMNGAGFASYGSEKKGTPVKSFVRICEAGQKVRINSPVEEPHVLAIFHEALAKAIPVTAGAVPGKTVVILNTRRTPSEARDFLKLQGGKVGVVDAMEVAMATGSRVNMVMMGAIMKAAGFYEWKAVEETVLAQFGKKYASLMKANMEALKRGFDEVAFEEFPVDGKYPAKPFTREEPKLGYETAPIGGTIYSVGNMRFKDLSTSRTGAIPIFILDKCVRCGDCDITCPDYCFVWEKGKDPKTGKDGMVLLGIDYQYCKGCLRCTHICKFGALVPGKEAEQDMDKITVKHKFLK, from the coding sequence ATGACCAAGAGCGGCAAGGCGGTGAAACTGCCGGTGAAGAACGATCTCGGGTTCTTCGAGATCCGGATGGAGAGCATCGGCGGGTTGGGCGCGAACGTGGCAGGGAAGATCCTCACCGAGGCGGCGATCATCGGGATGGGGATGAACGGCGCCGGGTTCGCCTCGTACGGTTCGGAGAAGAAGGGGACGCCGGTCAAGTCGTTCGTGCGGATCTGCGAGGCCGGCCAGAAGGTCCGGATCAACAGCCCGGTCGAGGAGCCGCACGTCCTCGCGATCTTCCACGAGGCGCTGGCGAAAGCGATCCCCGTGACCGCGGGCGCGGTCCCCGGCAAGACGGTCGTCATCCTGAACACCCGCAGGACGCCGTCGGAGGCGCGGGACTTCCTGAAGCTCCAGGGCGGGAAGGTCGGCGTGGTCGACGCGATGGAGGTCGCCATGGCGACCGGCTCCCGCGTGAACATGGTGATGATGGGCGCCATCATGAAGGCCGCCGGTTTCTACGAATGGAAGGCCGTCGAGGAGACGGTCCTGGCCCAGTTCGGGAAGAAGTACGCCTCCCTGATGAAGGCGAACATGGAGGCGTTGAAGCGCGGGTTCGACGAGGTCGCGTTCGAGGAGTTCCCGGTCGACGGCAAGTACCCGGCGAAGCCGTTCACGCGCGAGGAGCCGAAACTCGGCTACGAGACGGCCCCCATCGGCGGGACGATCTACTCGGTGGGGAACATGCGCTTCAAGGACCTCTCCACCAGCCGCACGGGAGCGATCCCCATTTTCATCCTCGACAAGTGCGTCCGGTGCGGCGACTGCGACATCACCTGCCCCGACTACTGCTTCGTGTGGGAGAAGGGGAAGGACCCGAAGACCGGGAAGGACGGGATGGTCCTGCTCGGGATCGACTACCAGTACTGCAAGGGGTGCCTGCGGTGCACCCACATCTGCAAGTTCGGCGCGCTCGTTCCCGGCAAGGAAGCGGAGCAGGACATGGACAAGATCACCGTCAAGCACAAGTTCCTGAAATAA
- a CDS encoding branched-chain amino acid ABC transporter permease → MAPPLLQVLLDGLFTGAAYALMAAGMALILGVVKVINLSHGAFFTLGAYVAYALAERGIGSPIAAAPLAGVIAFAFGVFLGKSFVNPVRSHPFALPVGTLACALLFEQAAQRIWGPHPLSIGAGAPWIGPGGLVLRQWGVIAFLSSAALLGGLKWVLSARPGLPLRLIAEDEEIACSLGMDVEAIRYLTFGGACAMAAAAGALLAPSGAVTPTMGRAPLLLSLVVVIVAGMDSVAAIFLLSIGLGILGNACAWFLSPQWSYVALLVAVCLLLSARPAGIVVLAGRRD, encoded by the coding sequence ATGGCGCCTCCCCTTCTCCAGGTGCTCCTCGACGGCCTCTTCACCGGGGCGGCGTACGCCTTGATGGCGGCGGGGATGGCGCTGATCCTCGGAGTGGTCAAGGTGATCAACCTTTCCCACGGGGCCTTCTTCACGTTGGGGGCCTATGTCGCCTACGCGCTCGCCGAGCGGGGGATCGGAAGCCCGATCGCCGCGGCGCCGCTCGCCGGCGTCATCGCCTTCGCCTTCGGCGTCTTCCTCGGCAAGAGCTTCGTCAACCCGGTCCGGAGCCACCCGTTCGCCCTCCCGGTGGGAACCCTCGCGTGCGCCCTCCTGTTCGAGCAGGCCGCGCAGAGGATCTGGGGCCCGCATCCCCTCTCGATCGGGGCGGGCGCCCCCTGGATCGGTCCGGGAGGCCTCGTCCTCCGGCAGTGGGGGGTGATCGCGTTCCTCTCCTCCGCTGCGCTGCTGGGGGGACTCAAATGGGTTCTCTCCGCCCGCCCCGGACTGCCGCTTCGCCTGATCGCCGAGGACGAGGAGATCGCCTGCTCGCTCGGAATGGACGTCGAGGCGATCCGGTATTTGACGTTCGGCGGGGCCTGCGCGATGGCGGCGGCGGCGGGCGCCCTCCTCGCCCCTTCGGGAGCGGTGACGCCGACGATGGGCCGTGCGCCACTGCTGCTCTCCCTCGTCGTCGTGATCGTCGCCGGGATGGACTCCGTGGCGGCGATCTTCCTCCTTTCGATCGGGCTGGGCATCCTCGGCAACGCGTGCGCCTGGTTCCTCTCCCCCCAGTGGTCGTACGTCGCCCTGCTCGTCGCCGTCTGCCTGCTCCTTTCGGCGCGCCCCGCGGGAATCGTCGTGCTGGCCGGGCGGCGGGATTGA
- a CDS encoding branched-chain amino acid ABC transporter permease, translating into MRNAPSSRGGWPAAGIGLLLLFPLSSPDAFFLDVFTTGFLLAAFAASWDVVGGVSGQITLGHALPFGAAAYACALLTSFAGWPLPLAVGAAVLLAAAVGAGIGTLSAPLAGPFVALLTLALGEIAHEAAVGHTFFSGPGGYAWGGEGGIPVALPWRDASPFSSYYAALAFLCLASFGMLRFLRSEAGLILRAVAGSPITAQASGVPIARFKRLAFAVGSAFAGAAGAGFALHVGRATATDLSLELSFQAATFAAVGGRGTIVGPVVAALVLHLLFQGLSLSPSARILLYAVTLLLTLRFFPGGVVGTGRELASQRGWTEGGRSPRRRGRDRNGEGAP; encoded by the coding sequence TTGAGGAACGCGCCCTCATCCCGGGGGGGCTGGCCGGCGGCCGGGATCGGGCTGCTCCTGCTCTTCCCGCTTTCCTCCCCGGACGCCTTCTTCCTCGACGTTTTCACGACCGGGTTCCTGCTGGCCGCGTTCGCGGCGTCGTGGGACGTGGTCGGCGGCGTCTCGGGGCAGATCACGCTCGGTCACGCTCTCCCCTTCGGGGCGGCGGCGTACGCCTGCGCGCTGCTCACGAGCTTCGCGGGGTGGCCGCTTCCCCTGGCGGTGGGGGCGGCGGTCCTCCTGGCCGCCGCGGTGGGCGCGGGGATCGGGACGCTCTCGGCGCCGCTGGCCGGACCGTTCGTGGCGCTGCTCACCCTCGCGCTGGGCGAGATCGCGCACGAGGCGGCCGTCGGGCACACCTTCTTCTCCGGGCCGGGGGGGTACGCCTGGGGCGGCGAGGGCGGGATCCCGGTGGCGCTTCCGTGGCGGGACGCCTCCCCGTTCTCGTCGTATTACGCCGCCCTCGCCTTCCTGTGCCTCGCCTCCTTCGGCATGCTGCGCTTCCTGCGCTCGGAGGCGGGGCTCATCCTGCGCGCGGTCGCCGGGTCCCCGATCACGGCCCAGGCCTCGGGGGTCCCCATCGCCCGGTTCAAGCGGCTCGCGTTCGCCGTAGGGTCCGCCTTCGCGGGTGCGGCGGGAGCCGGATTCGCTCTCCACGTCGGGCGCGCCACGGCGACCGATCTCTCCCTCGAGCTCTCCTTCCAGGCCGCCACGTTCGCCGCCGTGGGGGGGCGCGGGACGATCGTGGGCCCCGTCGTCGCGGCGCTGGTCCTCCACCTTCTCTTCCAGGGGCTTTCCCTGTCCCCTTCGGCGCGGATCCTGCTCTACGCGGTGACCCTGCTGCTCACCCTGCGGTTTTTCCCCGGGGGAGTCGTCGGGACCGGGCGGGAACTGGCATCGCAGCGCGGTTGGACGGAAGGGGGGCGGTCCCCGCGCCGCCGCGGCCGGGACCGGAACGGGGAGGGGGCACCGTGA
- a CDS encoding ATP-binding cassette domain-containing protein: MNALLSADGIAKSFGPTRVLSGITLSVAPGEPVGLFGPNGSGKTTLVNILSGLLPPDAGTVRFDGKEITRMPLDARYRLGIARTFQIPHPYPALSVREAVRVALAVNAGKRKEEGGTREDEEGPAEDLLARTGLFDQRFVPCARLSQGCLRRLEFARGLACRPKLLILDEIFSSLSAADEGDLVALLRAANRDEGTAFLLVSHNPPLLKSLCRRILVLEEGRIVRERTV, from the coding sequence GTGAACGCGCTGCTGTCGGCGGATGGGATCGCGAAATCGTTCGGTCCCACGCGGGTCCTCTCCGGGATCACCCTGTCGGTCGCCCCGGGGGAGCCGGTGGGGCTCTTCGGCCCGAACGGGTCGGGGAAAACCACGCTCGTCAACATCCTCTCCGGCCTTCTTCCCCCCGACGCGGGCACGGTCCGGTTCGACGGGAAGGAGATCACGCGGATGCCGCTCGACGCGCGGTACCGGCTCGGCATCGCGCGGACCTTCCAGATCCCGCACCCGTACCCCGCCCTCTCGGTACGCGAGGCGGTGCGCGTCGCCCTCGCGGTCAACGCCGGGAAACGGAAGGAAGAGGGCGGGACGCGGGAGGACGAGGAGGGGCCGGCCGAGGATCTCCTCGCCCGGACGGGACTGTTCGACCAGCGGTTCGTGCCGTGCGCACGGCTGTCCCAGGGATGCCTCCGCCGCCTCGAGTTCGCGCGGGGACTGGCGTGCCGGCCGAAGCTGCTGATCCTCGACGAGATCTTCTCCTCCCTGTCGGCCGCCGACGAGGGGGACCTGGTGGCGCTTCTGCGCGCGGCGAACCGCGACGAGGGGACGGCGTTCCTGCTGGTCTCCCATAACCCGCCGCTGCTGAAAAGCCTCTGCAGGCGTATCCTCGTGCTCGAAGAGGGGCGGATCGTGCGGGAGAGGACCGTATAG
- a CDS encoding ATP-binding cassette domain-containing protein, whose product MPGGTATLKVRDLTVAFGQVVAVRDVSLTAREGETVAIFGANGSGKTTFLKAVAGLIPATRGRVAWRGEDVTALPAHERAARGIRYVSDRSRVATRMTVLENLEAGAWLLPPSRWSAARERVFSLFPALAKVARSPAGVLSGGERQMLILGRALVAEPTLLLMDEPFLGLSREVRDRLLSVIEGTLKGQATIVFAEHDAEGAYRLLDRHVIFRNGSLVHEGTRSDVADAKELVSLLYRHFRTKG is encoded by the coding sequence GTGCCGGGGGGGACGGCGACCCTGAAGGTGCGCGACCTCACCGTCGCCTTCGGACAGGTGGTGGCGGTGCGCGACGTCTCCCTCACGGCGCGGGAGGGGGAGACGGTGGCGATCTTCGGCGCGAACGGCTCGGGGAAGACGACCTTCCTCAAAGCGGTGGCGGGGCTGATCCCGGCCACGAGGGGAAGGGTCGCGTGGCGGGGCGAGGACGTGACGGCGCTTCCGGCCCACGAGCGGGCCGCGCGAGGGATACGGTACGTCTCCGACCGGTCGCGGGTGGCGACGCGGATGACCGTCCTCGAGAATCTCGAGGCCGGGGCGTGGCTCCTTCCCCCCTCCCGATGGAGCGCGGCGCGCGAGCGCGTGTTCTCCCTCTTCCCCGCGCTGGCGAAGGTGGCGCGCTCCCCCGCGGGGGTGCTCTCGGGCGGCGAGCGCCAGATGCTGATCCTCGGGCGGGCGCTTGTGGCGGAGCCGACGCTCCTCCTGATGGACGAGCCGTTCCTCGGGCTCTCCCGCGAAGTCCGCGACCGGCTGCTCTCCGTGATCGAAGGTACGCTGAAGGGTCAGGCGACGATCGTCTTCGCCGAGCACGACGCGGAAGGCGCGTACCGGCTCCTCGACCGGCACGTCATTTTCCGGAACGGCTCCCTGGTCCACGAGGGAACGCGGTCGGACGTCGCCGACGCGAAGGAACTGGTATCGTTGCTATATCGGCATTTCCGGACGAAAGGATAA
- a CDS encoding U32 family peptidase, whose amino-acid sequence MAELLASGGSMEMVRAAFDNGADAVYVGATGWSRRRAEYEMDDTAIVEAVRYARSAGKILRVAFNTLPASSEVPLFLARADALYAAGVRDFILTDPGLMMALKNRHPDTILHASVGCTIVNVQDALFYKEAGASQVVAECRMGKATMRSIKAEAGVGLEVLVHATTCYTLLGRCTMSSYTKYGHRVDASGKDHFPGSPNRGGLCYRICLSDWDRVGAAGELEASGVELPNRAYFLADDIPDLIDLGVDTIKIQGREYSVPLVGRMVRFYRDLIDACVRDRDGFRMDPWRERMARIVADRDAERREKTAGLIEEGQETT is encoded by the coding sequence ATGGCCGAGTTGTTGGCATCCGGCGGGTCCATGGAGATGGTGCGTGCCGCCTTCGACAACGGGGCGGACGCCGTCTACGTGGGCGCCACGGGGTGGAGCCGCCGCCGGGCGGAGTACGAGATGGACGACACCGCGATCGTCGAGGCGGTCCGGTACGCCCGTTCCGCCGGCAAGATCCTCCGGGTGGCGTTCAACACCCTCCCGGCGTCCTCCGAGGTCCCGCTCTTCCTCGCCCGGGCCGACGCTCTGTACGCCGCCGGCGTGCGCGACTTCATCCTCACCGATCCCGGGCTGATGATGGCCCTGAAAAACCGCCATCCCGACACGATCCTCCACGCGAGCGTGGGGTGCACCATCGTCAACGTCCAGGACGCCCTCTTCTACAAGGAGGCGGGCGCCTCCCAGGTGGTCGCCGAGTGCCGCATGGGGAAGGCGACGATGCGCAGCATCAAGGCCGAGGCGGGGGTCGGGCTCGAGGTCCTCGTCCACGCCACCACCTGCTACACGCTCCTTGGCCGCTGCACGATGAGCAGCTACACGAAATACGGGCACCGGGTGGACGCTTCGGGGAAGGACCATTTCCCGGGCAGCCCGAACCGCGGAGGCCTCTGCTACCGGATCTGTCTCTCCGACTGGGACCGGGTGGGCGCGGCCGGGGAGCTCGAGGCGTCCGGCGTGGAGCTGCCGAACCGGGCCTACTTCCTCGCCGACGACATCCCCGACCTGATCGACCTCGGGGTCGACACGATCAAGATCCAGGGCCGGGAGTACTCGGTGCCGCTGGTGGGCCGGATGGTCCGGTTCTACCGGGATCTGATCGACGCCTGCGTGCGCGACCGCGACGGGTTCCGGATGGATCCGTGGCGGGAGCGGATGGCCCGCATCGTCGCCGATCGCGATGCCGAGCGCCGGGAGAAGACGGCGGGGCTGATCGAAGAAGGACAGGAAACGACCTGA
- a CDS encoding ABC transporter substrate-binding protein, with protein sequence MTVDSVHLLRLPRFLIGSAALFLYLFSPVLFAAPSVAEGRSGALKIGVLAPLSGPFASGGTSFVQAATLAVEQANAEGGVFGQRVAIVVGDTQGRVDVAKSEALRLVSREKVSALVGAYLSEETVGVMEVAAAERMVLIVPVAATSEITDMVRREYDRYRYVFRVGYALPQWAEMIAAFLADRKIARYAFVGAGIRWNLELGETLERIAALRGITPVYTAFYSPGNPAFDTVAVAASAASPGIVILADPGRNSVSFLKRLRETAPTLPALSIGGALGDARLAASVPLSAPVYVQAAAWRGVSPSATAYVERYEHRFGAPPVGYSDTLPFDAVTVLVAAWRKAGSVESAAVVPVLERGAFPGVAGTYRFDDAHQALWGTGPGALQGTFVRWERGGARIVFPPR encoded by the coding sequence GTGACGGTGGACTCCGTACACCTGCTTCGCCTTCCCCGTTTTCTCATCGGATCCGCGGCGCTGTTCCTTTATCTCTTTTCCCCCGTTCTTTTCGCCGCTCCCTCCGTCGCCGAAGGCCGTTCGGGCGCCTTGAAGATCGGGGTGCTGGCTCCGCTCTCCGGCCCGTTCGCCTCCGGCGGGACGTCGTTCGTGCAGGCCGCGACCCTCGCCGTCGAGCAGGCCAACGCGGAGGGGGGGGTCTTCGGACAACGGGTGGCGATCGTCGTCGGCGACACGCAGGGGCGCGTTGACGTGGCGAAGTCGGAGGCGCTGCGGCTCGTTTCCAGGGAGAAGGTCTCCGCCCTGGTGGGCGCGTACCTGTCCGAGGAAACCGTTGGGGTGATGGAGGTCGCCGCCGCTGAACGGATGGTGCTCATCGTCCCGGTGGCCGCCACCTCCGAGATCACCGACATGGTGCGGCGGGAGTACGACCGGTACCGGTACGTCTTCCGGGTGGGATACGCGCTCCCCCAATGGGCGGAGATGATCGCCGCCTTCCTGGCGGACAGGAAGATCGCCCGGTACGCGTTCGTCGGGGCCGGGATCCGCTGGAACCTGGAACTCGGGGAGACGCTCGAGCGGATCGCCGCCCTGCGGGGGATCACGCCGGTCTACACCGCCTTCTACAGCCCGGGGAACCCGGCGTTCGACACCGTCGCGGTCGCCGCGTCGGCCGCCTCTCCCGGCATCGTGATTCTCGCCGACCCGGGACGGAACTCCGTCTCCTTCCTCAAGCGGCTGCGCGAGACGGCGCCCACGCTCCCGGCGCTTTCCATCGGAGGGGCGCTGGGGGACGCGCGGCTGGCCGCCTCCGTTCCGCTCTCCGCGCCGGTCTACGTGCAGGCCGCCGCGTGGCGAGGCGTCTCCCCCTCCGCGACGGCGTACGTGGAGCGGTATGAACACCGGTTCGGGGCGCCGCCCGTCGGGTACAGCGACACGCTTCCCTTCGACGCCGTCACGGTGCTCGTGGCCGCCTGGCGCAAGGCGGGGAGCGTGGAGTCGGCCGCCGTCGTTCCCGTTCTCGAGCGCGGGGCGTTCCCCGGCGTCGCCGGAACGTACCGTTTCGACGACGCCCACCAGGCCCTTTGGGGAACCGGCCCCGGGGCGCTGCAGGGGACCTTCGTGCGCTGGGAACGCGGCGGCGCACGGATCGTCTTCCCCCCGCGCTGA
- a CDS encoding thiamine pyrophosphate-dependent enzyme → MAQTAKKQSGRPAQTMVVQSGNEIAATAAKQINYHVMGYYPITPSTEVAETLDAMKAEGEHTIRMIPGDGEHGAAGICFGASTAGGRVFNATSANGLLFAFEQLPVQSGERFPMVFNIVTRAVSGPLDIRGDHSDIMLAMNTGWITLMAADAQAVYDMNVMAPKIGEEMSVRLPVFVAFDGFFTSHQKRRVEIFADDQVVRDFLGPFVPTVSSVDPKKPVTIGPYMNDPDQINNKKQQSDAIVRSYDVIRKVFAEYEALSGRRYDLVEGYRMEDADAALFILNSAAETAKEAVDALRKEGLKVGLIRPNVIRPFPIVEVRALLKNVKGLVVADRQDNFGGWGGAMAIEVKAALQGLKGNATQVAARVYGTGGKEFFVEDAAEMLREAVKIARTGAVDVPYAYFGANPGDPSFTPAKAFNPITEAEASGLIRVETTPEGKMEVKGNVLRNLTERPKRIGPGHGACPGCGIFVNMNTFMKGIEGHVVVLFHTGCGMVVTTGYPYTAHKVTYIHNLFQNGAATLSGVVEMFEERKVRGEIPKDEKITFVMVTGDGGHDIGMGPSIGAAMRNHRMIICEYDNQGYQNTGSQLSFTVPLGQSTSTSNYGPYQHGKATHHKDTAQIFAACHVPYVCTVAESNPRDMIRKAAKAQKYADEGLVFVKMISMCPLAWKTEERMSVPIIQASVDCCFFPLYEVEHGITTISYDPEEKGKKVPVTEWLKHMGKTKHMLKPDCKPVLDRFQAEVDRRWVRLKELHKNPLL, encoded by the coding sequence ATGGCCCAGACGGCGAAGAAGCAGAGCGGACGCCCCGCCCAGACGATGGTCGTCCAGAGCGGCAACGAGATCGCGGCGACGGCGGCCAAGCAGATCAACTACCACGTCATGGGGTACTACCCCATCACGCCCTCGACGGAGGTCGCCGAGACCCTCGACGCGATGAAGGCGGAGGGAGAGCACACGATCCGGATGATCCCGGGCGACGGGGAGCACGGCGCCGCGGGGATCTGCTTCGGCGCGAGCACGGCGGGGGGGCGCGTGTTCAACGCCACCTCGGCGAACGGGCTGCTGTTCGCCTTCGAGCAGCTCCCGGTCCAGTCCGGGGAGCGGTTCCCGATGGTGTTCAACATCGTCACCCGCGCGGTGTCCGGCCCCCTCGACATCCGGGGCGACCACAGCGACATCATGCTGGCGATGAACACCGGCTGGATCACGCTGATGGCCGCGGACGCCCAGGCGGTCTACGACATGAACGTGATGGCCCCGAAGATCGGCGAGGAGATGTCGGTCCGCCTGCCGGTGTTCGTCGCCTTCGACGGCTTCTTCACCTCCCACCAGAAGCGCCGCGTGGAGATCTTCGCGGACGACCAGGTGGTGCGCGACTTCCTGGGGCCGTTCGTCCCCACGGTGTCGTCGGTCGACCCGAAGAAGCCGGTCACCATCGGGCCGTACATGAACGACCCGGACCAGATCAACAACAAGAAGCAGCAGTCCGACGCGATCGTGCGCTCCTACGACGTGATCCGGAAGGTCTTCGCCGAATACGAGGCGCTCTCCGGCCGCCGCTACGACCTGGTCGAAGGGTACCGGATGGAGGACGCCGACGCGGCGCTCTTCATCCTGAACTCCGCCGCCGAGACCGCGAAGGAGGCGGTCGACGCGCTGCGGAAGGAGGGGCTGAAGGTCGGCCTGATCCGGCCCAACGTCATCCGGCCGTTCCCGATCGTCGAGGTGCGCGCGCTCCTGAAAAACGTCAAGGGCCTGGTGGTCGCCGACCGGCAGGACAACTTCGGCGGATGGGGCGGCGCGATGGCGATCGAGGTGAAGGCGGCGCTGCAGGGCCTGAAGGGGAACGCCACCCAGGTCGCCGCCCGCGTGTACGGGACCGGCGGGAAGGAGTTCTTCGTCGAGGACGCGGCGGAAATGCTGCGCGAGGCGGTGAAGATCGCCAGGACCGGGGCGGTGGACGTTCCGTACGCCTACTTCGGCGCCAATCCGGGGGACCCGTCGTTTACGCCCGCGAAGGCGTTCAACCCGATCACCGAGGCCGAGGCTTCGGGCCTGATCCGCGTCGAGACGACGCCGGAAGGGAAGATGGAGGTCAAGGGGAACGTCCTGCGGAACCTGACGGAGCGGCCCAAGCGGATCGGCCCGGGCCACGGCGCCTGCCCCGGCTGCGGCATCTTCGTGAACATGAACACCTTCATGAAGGGGATCGAGGGGCACGTGGTGGTCCTCTTCCACACCGGCTGCGGGATGGTGGTCACCACCGGCTACCCGTACACCGCGCACAAGGTCACCTACATCCACAACCTCTTCCAGAACGGGGCGGCGACCCTCTCCGGCGTGGTCGAGATGTTCGAGGAGCGCAAGGTCCGCGGCGAGATCCCGAAGGACGAGAAGATCACCTTCGTCATGGTCACCGGCGACGGCGGGCACGACATCGGCATGGGGCCGTCCATCGGCGCCGCGATGCGCAACCACCGGATGATCATCTGCGAGTACGACAACCAGGGGTACCAGAACACGGGTTCGCAGCTCTCCTTCACCGTCCCCCTGGGGCAGTCCACCTCGACGTCCAACTACGGTCCGTACCAGCACGGCAAGGCCACGCACCACAAGGACACGGCCCAGATCTTCGCGGCGTGCCACGTCCCGTACGTCTGCACGGTGGCCGAGAGCAACCCGCGCGACATGATCCGCAAGGCGGCCAAGGCCCAGAAGTACGCGGACGAGGGGCTGGTCTTCGTGAAGATGATCTCCATGTGCCCGCTGGCGTGGAAGACGGAGGAGCGGATGTCCGTTCCGATCATCCAGGCGTCGGTGGATTGCTGCTTCTTCCCGCTCTACGAGGTCGAGCACGGCATCACGACGATCAGCTACGACCCGGAGGAGAAGGGGAAGAAGGTCCCCGTCACCGAGTGGCTGAAGCACATGGGGAAGACGAAGCACATGCTGAAGCCCGACTGCAAGCCCGTGCTCGACCGGTTCCAGGCCGAGGTCGACCGGCGCTGGGTCCGCCTGAAGGAGCTGCACAAGAACCCGCTGCTGTAG
- a CDS encoding gliding-motility protein MglA → MSFINYSSREINCKIVYYGPGLCGKTTNLQFIYNRMNPEARGKMISLATETERTLFFDFLPLSLGEIRGFKTRFHLYTVPGQVFYDASRRLILRGVDGVVFCADSQLTRTDSNEESMENLRMNLREQGYDPDRLPLVLQYNKRDLPNIASLGELHALLNRRNVPEIEAAASTGVGVFETLKTVIKLVLIDLKRGRRQ, encoded by the coding sequence ATGTCCTTCATCAACTACTCCTCCCGCGAGATCAACTGCAAGATCGTCTATTACGGGCCCGGCCTGTGCGGGAAAACGACCAACCTGCAATTCATCTACAACCGGATGAACCCCGAGGCGCGCGGAAAGATGATCTCCCTCGCCACCGAGACGGAGCGGACCCTCTTTTTCGATTTCCTCCCCCTGTCGCTGGGCGAGATCCGCGGCTTCAAGACGCGCTTCCACCTGTACACCGTTCCCGGCCAGGTTTTCTACGACGCCAGCCGGAGGCTTATCCTGCGCGGCGTCGACGGCGTCGTCTTCTGCGCCGACTCGCAGCTCACCCGCACGGACTCGAACGAGGAGTCGATGGAGAACCTCCGGATGAACCTCCGGGAGCAGGGGTACGACCCCGACAGGCTCCCCCTGGTGCTCCAGTACAACAAGCGCGACCTGCCGAACATCGCCTCGCTGGGCGAGCTCCACGCGCTCCTCAACCGGCGCAACGTCCCCGAGATCGAGGCGGCGGCCTCCACGGGGGTCGGGGTCTTCGAGACGCTCAAGACGGTCATCAAGCTGGTCCTGATCGACCTGAAACGGGGCCGACGGCAATAA